The genomic region CGCCGCCGGAGAGTGAGAGCAGCGTGCTCTCAACGAGGAACTGACGGATCAGCCTCAGGTGTCCGGCGCCCAACGCCATGCGAATCGCCATCTCACGCCTGCGCACAATGGAGCGCGCCAGCATGAGGTTGGCGACGTTGGCGCAAGAAATGAGCAGCACAAAACCCACGGCACCAAGCAAGACGAGCAGCGCGGGCCGGAGATACTCCACGCGCACGTCTTCCAGCGGCACCAAAACCACGCCAAAGCCTTTCCGTGACGGACGCGCAACTGCGATCCGTTCCGAGATGACGCTCATCTCCCCGGTAGCCTGCTTTAGCGTGGTTCCGGCCTTGAGCCGGCCGAAAACGCCAAGGTCGGTATCAACACGCTTCACCCAGTCGGTGTCGAAAGGCACGACCACATCCGCAGGAAAAAGAGCGGCAAATTCCGCCGGTAAGACTCCGATTATCGTGTACGGCTCGCCGTTCAACGTCATGCCGCGCCCGATCACAGATGGGGCGGAACCGAAGCGCCGCTGCCAATAGCCGTAGCCCAGGATTATGAAGTTGCGGCGGCTTCCTGCCTCATCCAGGCGAAATGTGCGGCCAAGCAGGGGCTTGATTCCAAAAAAGTCGCCGAAATTCGTTGTTACGCGCAAGCCCGCCACTTGCTCGGGCTCGCCTGATCCCGTCACGGTTCCGGTGCCGTGCTCGAATAAAAACATATCGTCAAAAGACTCGCTCTGCTCCTTCCAATCGAGGTAGTCCTGTCCCGTCGGCCCGATCCGACTCCAGCCGTGTTCGAGGTTGTTCACCCAAATCACCGCCAGGCGGCTGGCATGTCTAATCGGCAATGGCTGAAGAAGGGTTGCGCGTGCCACGTTGAAAATCGCGGTGTTGACGCCGATGCCCAGGGCAAGCGTGAGGACGGCGACGGCGGCGAAGCCTGGTGAGCGGCGCACCTGCCGCAGGCCGCAGCGGAAGTCGCGTCCGATGTCTTCGAGAAAACCAAAGCCCCGCGCATCCCGGACGGTCTCCCTGGCCTGCTCGAAGCCGCCTACAGCAATACGCGCTTGGCGCCGTGCCTCGTCAGGAGCCATGCCGAGGCGTATGTTCTTGTCGGTGAGGAGGTCAATGTGCAACTGCAACTCGTCTCGCAGACGATCTTCGAGCGTGCCCCTGCGGAAGAAGGCGCCGAGCATGCCGATCACGGATCTGAATCGAGTAAGCACGGTGAGCCTCCTAAAACGCGCCCTGGAGTACGCGGCCGATGAATTCCGCCATCCGCTCCCAGTCCTCGGCTTCTTTCGCAAGCCGCCGGCGGCCGGTTTTGGTGATCGAGTAGTAGCGTGCCCGCCGGTTGTTCTCGCTGGTTCCCCACTTCGAGCTGATGCAGCCGCTCTGTTCGAGCCGCGCCAATGACGCGTAGAGCGTCCCCTGGTTCAGCGTCAGCAATTCCCTTGATACATGATGAATGCGCTCCGCAATTCCAAATCCGTGCAGCGGCCCGAGCGTGTCCAGGGCTTTGAGCACGATCAGATCCAGAGTGCCGTACATCACTTCAGACTTGGTTTCGGGCATGTCTCACTCCTTTGGCTAGGCCAAATGAAAGGTACGCCGCTTCATTTGGCCTGTCAAGGGGAAAGTTAACGTCTGGACAATATCTCCTGTCCTGCAGATAGCTGGACCTTCAGCTTCCTCGGGTATACCCGAGACAAACCTGGATATGTTCGTCCTTTCCTATCGCTTGTTGATTTCGCGC from Terriglobia bacterium harbors:
- a CDS encoding PadR family transcriptional regulator, yielding MPETKSEVMYGTLDLIVLKALDTLGPLHGFGIAERIHHVSRELLTLNQGTLYASLARLEQSGCISSKWGTSENNRRARYYSITKTGRRRLAKEAEDWERMAEFIGRVLQGAF